A stretch of Pogona vitticeps strain Pit_001003342236 chromosome 5, PviZW2.1, whole genome shotgun sequence DNA encodes these proteins:
- the KLHDC10 gene encoding kelch domain-containing protein 10, which yields MSAAKGQGGWPGNRPRGGGGGGGPAPPASHGGLLNRFVKLSPGPKRGGHRVPPARSGHRCVADSANLYVFGGYNPDSDESGRTENQEFPLFRELWRYNFATGIWHQMGTEGYMPRELASMSLVLHGNNLLVFGGTSIPFGESNGNDVHVCNVKYKRWALFSCRGKKPNRVYGQAMAIINGSLYVFGGTTGYVYSTDLHKLDLNTREWTQLKPNDIHCGMPEERYRHEIAHDGQKIYILGGGTSWTAYSLDKIHAYNLETNTWEEITTKPYKKKEFPAARRCHSCVQIKNDVFVCGGYNGEVILGDVWKLNLQTFQWVKLPAVMPEPVYFHCAAVTPAGCMYVHGGVVDIHMNRRTGSLFKMWLVVPSLLELSWEKLLEFFPHLANLSQSQLLHLGLTQGLIERLK from the exons ATGTCGGCGGCGAAGGGCCAGGGCGGCTGGCCAGGGAACCGGCCTCgcggagggggcggcggcggcggcccggccCCCCCAGCCTCTCACGGGGGGCTCCTCAACCGCTTCGTCAAGCTCTCGCCGGGGCCAAAACGAGGCG GCCACAGAGTCCCACCTGCCAGAAGTGGCCACCGCTGTGTAGCAGACAGTGCAAACCTGTACGTGTTTGGAGGCTATAACCCTGATTCAGATGAGTCTGGAAGGACAGAAAATCAAGAATTCCCCCTCTTCAGAGAGCTGTGGCGATACAACTTTGCAACAGGCATCTGGCATCAAATGGGCACGGAGGGATACATGCCCCGAGAGCTGGCATCTATGTCAC TTGTGTTGCATGGGAATAACCTTCTGGTCTTTGGCGGTACCAGCATTCCATTCGGCGAGAGCAATGGCAACGACGTCCATGTCTGCAATGTGAAGTACAAGCGCTGGGCCCTGTTCAGTTGCCGAGGGAAGAAGCCCAATCGCGTCTATGGTCAG gcgaTGGCAATCATTAATGGATCCTTGTATGTATTTGGAGGCACGACAGGCTACGTTTACAGCACAGACCTGCACAAGCTGGACTTGAACACCAGGGAGTGGACCCAGTTGAAGCCCAACGACATACACTGTGGTATGCCGGAGGAAAG GTACAGACATGAGATCGCACACGATGGACAGAAGATTTACATTTTGGGAGGTGGAACGTCTTGGACAGCCTATTCGTTGGACAAG atccacgcCTACAACCTGGAAACTAACACATGGGAGGAAATCACGACAAAGCCTTATAAGAAAAAAG AATTCCCAGCCGCCAGGAGATGTCACAGTTGTGTCCAGATAAAAAACG ATGTCTTTGTTTGCGGAGGATACAATGGAGAAGTGATTCTGGGAGACGTCTGGAAACTGAACCTCCAGACATTCCAGTGGGTGAAGCTCCCGGCTGTCATGCCTGAGCCCGTGTACTTCCACTGCGCCGCCGTGACTCCG GCCGGCTGCATGTACGTCCATGGAGGCGTGGTGGACATCCATATGAACAGGCGGACGGGCTCTCTCTTCAAGATGTGGCTGGTAGTGCCCAGCCTCTTGGAACTGTCTTGGGAGAAGCTGCTGGAATTTTTCCCTCATTTAGCAAACCTCAGCCAATCCCAGCTTTTGCACCTTGGACTCACACAGGGACTCATTGAACGCTTGAAATGA